TATACTTTGGAAATATACTGACGTATTTCTTCCAGTTCTTCTGCGGTAAGGGTACTGTTTTTATGAGAAAGATAAGCTTCACATATCATTCCGATAGCAATTGCCTCTCCATGAGTTAATGGCTTTTTATCTTTGCTCAAAGAATAGCTCTCTACAGCATGACCGATGGTATGACCAAAGTTTAAGATCTTGCGTAAGCCCTTTTCCTGCGGATCAGCGGTTACGACCTCGTTTTTGATCTCTACCGAACGGTGTATAGCCGCGGTTGTTATGTTTTTATAGTCAGCAGCCTTTAACTGATGATAGTATTCCTGATCTACAATTAATCCGTGTTTAATCATTTCCGCGAATCCTGAAAGCAATTCCCTTTGTGGTAATGTCTTCAAAAATTCTGCTTCAATAAATACGGCTTGTGGTAAACTGAAAGTACCGACCATGTTTTTTACGTTATCGATGTCAATACCAGTTTTTCCACCAACAGAAGCGTCAACCTGCGAAAGCAATGTCGTAGGGATATTGATAAAATCTACCCCGCGTTTGTACGTAGAGGCTACAAAACCACCCATATCCGTAATCACACCACCACCAAGGTTAATAACCAGGCATTTTCGGTCTGCGCCAAAATCGAGTAAAGTTTTCCAGATACCGATACAAAAATCAATGTTTTTGTTCTCTTCTCCCGGATCAGTCTCGATCAGGTCAAATCCACTAAAATCATCCAGCATCTCTCTGAATACAGGCAAACAAAGTTCGGCTGTATTCCGGTCTGCGAAAACAAATATATTGCTGTACTTTCCGTTTTCGATGATTTCTGCTAAGGGTGCTAACCTGGTATCAAAATATATATTGTGACCAGCACTTTCCAGTTTATTCATTATACTATTTTAATTTGGTTACCCATAAAATCAACAACATCACCAATACGTACTTTTAAACGCTTCCGGTAATCCACATTGCCGTTATACTTCACCAGACCATCTTCTACTACTGTTTGCGCTTCGCCGCCACTTTGAACAAGTCCGGTAGCTTTTAGCAAAGAAATAAGGGGAATAAATTCGCCTTCTAATTTAAATTCTATCATTGTACTGCAAATTTACAATTATTTATAAAGGGTTTTGCAAATGATAGTCCCGGAATTTATATTTTTGCGTCCGTTTGACTAATACATCAATCCAAATGCAAGTATCCCCAGGGAAAAAACTAAATTTTGACAATACGGAGATAGCTTTTCGTAATAAATCGAAATCAGAACTAAACAGCGCTTACTGGTTATTCAAAATAATGAGTAGCAATTTTTTGACCCAGGTGGGCCCGCCTGTGACAAATTTATTTTTAAACATCGGCTTACCGATTCAGGGTATTATCAAATCTACCATCTTCAAGCAGTTTTGCGGAGGAGAGACCATTGCAGAGTGTGAGCGTACTATCGGTTTGCTGGCGGAGGGAAAAGTAGGTACAATCTTAGATTATTCTGTAGAGGGAGAAGAAGAGGAACACGTATTTGATTTTACCTGTGCAGAGATTATCAGAACGATCGACCGGGCTGCGGGAGACAAACGTGTACCAATTACTGTGTTTAAAGTGACAGGTATCGGTCGTTTCGCTTTACTGGAGAAATTAGATGCTAAAGCCGAGCTTTCAGCAGAAGAGAAAGCCGAATTTGAAAAAGTGAAACGTCGTTGTGAGCGAATTTGCAGGACAGCATTTGAAAAAAATGTGCCTGTCATGATTGATGCAGAAGAAACCTGGATTCAGGACACGATCGATGCATTAGCTTTAGATATGATGATCTTATTCAATAAAGAGAAACTGATCGTTTACAATACTTATCAGTTATATCGTCATGATAAACTTGCACATTTAAAAGCTGATCATCTGGTAGCTAATGAAGCAGGATTTATTTTAGGTGCTAAAATTGTTCGTGGTGCTTATATGGAAAAAGAACGTAAAAGAGCAGCCGAAAGAGGTTATCCTTCTCCGATTCAGCCAGATAAAGAAACTACAGACAGAGATTATAACGCAGCTATTACTTACTGCGCAGATCATGTTGAGCAGATTGGTGTGGTTTGTGGTACGCACAACGAGGATAGTTGTAAATTATTAGCAGAGTTGCTGGATACCAACCAAATTAGCCATAGTCACCCGCATGTTTATTTCGCCCAGTTATTGGGAATGAGTGATAACCTGAGTTTCAATTTATCTGATGCAGGATATAATGTAGCTAAATATGTTCCTTACGGGCCAGTTAAAGCCGTTATGCCGTATTTATTCAGACGTGCACAAGAAAATACCTCTGTTGCCGGACAAACCAGCAGAGAACTTGGTTTGATTGCGAGAG
The sequence above is drawn from the Pedobacter cryoconitis genome and encodes:
- the aroB gene encoding 3-dehydroquinate synthase: MNKLESAGHNIYFDTRLAPLAEIIENGKYSNIFVFADRNTAELCLPVFREMLDDFSGFDLIETDPGEENKNIDFCIGIWKTLLDFGADRKCLVINLGGGVITDMGGFVASTYKRGVDFINIPTTLLSQVDASVGGKTGIDIDNVKNMVGTFSLPQAVFIEAEFLKTLPQRELLSGFAEMIKHGLIVDQEYYHQLKAADYKNITTAAIHRSVEIKNEVVTADPQEKGLRKILNFGHTIGHAVESYSLSKDKKPLTHGEAIAIGMICEAYLSHKNSTLTAEELEEIRQYISKVYPAYKIKEKSFAQLSVLMQSDKKNEHGNVLFSLLQSIGKCTYNCRVSESDIVESLEYYNLTYAK
- a CDS encoding RNA-binding S4 domain-containing protein, with protein sequence MIEFKLEGEFIPLISLLKATGLVQSGGEAQTVVEDGLVKYNGNVDYRKRLKVRIGDVVDFMGNQIKIV
- a CDS encoding proline dehydrogenase family protein encodes the protein MQVSPGKKLNFDNTEIAFRNKSKSELNSAYWLFKIMSSNFLTQVGPPVTNLFLNIGLPIQGIIKSTIFKQFCGGETIAECERTIGLLAEGKVGTILDYSVEGEEEEHVFDFTCAEIIRTIDRAAGDKRVPITVFKVTGIGRFALLEKLDAKAELSAEEKAEFEKVKRRCERICRTAFEKNVPVMIDAEETWIQDTIDALALDMMILFNKEKLIVYNTYQLYRHDKLAHLKADHLVANEAGFILGAKIVRGAYMEKERKRAAERGYPSPIQPDKETTDRDYNAAITYCADHVEQIGVVCGTHNEDSCKLLAELLDTNQISHSHPHVYFAQLLGMSDNLSFNLSDAGYNVAKYVPYGPVKAVMPYLFRRAQENTSVAGQTSRELGLIAREKQRRNG